Proteins encoded by one window of Acetivibrio thermocellus ATCC 27405:
- a CDS encoding chemotaxis protein CheW yields the protein MNDLLTSQYVAYELAGEKYALKISDVYEIIKMQSITPIHNSKPFLEGVINLRGKIIPVANLHKRFGLGNYTPTKKTRIVVVKSRDEMIGIVVDKVNQVIRFSDIQPPPEMVAGIDGSYFEGVGITDEGVISILKIDKVLHE from the coding sequence ATGAATGATCTTTTGACCAGCCAGTACGTGGCTTATGAATTGGCAGGTGAGAAATATGCGTTAAAGATCAGTGATGTATATGAAATTATAAAAATGCAAAGTATCACTCCAATACATAACAGCAAACCTTTCCTGGAAGGGGTTATCAACCTGCGGGGCAAAATCATTCCTGTGGCCAATCTTCATAAAAGATTCGGTCTTGGCAATTACACTCCTACCAAAAAAACCCGCATTGTTGTGGTGAAAAGCAGAGATGAGATGATTGGAATTGTGGTTGATAAAGTGAACCAGGTTATAAGGTTTTCAGACATTCAACCACCTCCGGAGATGGTGGCAGGGATTGACGGCAGTTACTTTGAAGGTGTAGGTATCACTGACGAAGGAGTGATAAGCATTCTGAAAATTGACAAAGTACTTCACGAATAA
- a CDS encoding chemotaxis protein CheA: MASIFESPELIGAFIGEVEEQLQLLENNVVELEKNGGTAEVVQELFRAAHTLKGSSATMGFEKMKTLTHEMENVLDKIRNGLLEISRPVIDVLFECLDCLNMLKEDFVSDSNNVKTEITPVITKLKEISSENETNNQNSDSDKAENLETGRREQPIFVLDEKQQEQINQALGIGQNVLVCEVEILEDSQMKSVRACLIMNFLNEWGTVINMVPNVMEIPIDSDVGKVAFLVVTQMSADELRQKVQNDLMDIKEVRVFPYFIQNSISQTKDGETGVRDKDNSSGVKTATEEKRVVHTVRIDVDRLERMMDLVGELVIEQIRIAQVANNLYNQYPSDETVDDLIGISNRVSILINELQEGIMKTRMIPVQQLFSRFPRMVRDLSVSLNKEVNLVLEGGETEIDRTIMEEMSDPLIHLIRNAIDHGIENPEIRKKLGKPEQGTLRVTALPEDSNVIITVEDDGAGIDPQEIKQSAIKKRIVTEQEANNMTEQQLINLIFQTGFSTSQKVSDVSGRGVGMDIVKTHIEKLNGIIDVETCAGSGTKFIIKLPIKLPLTLAILKGLLVKISNETYALPMNNVVEIVRKPKNEIESINGQAVAVIRDRAIPLIWLHDYFGIPRGNERKNTLIVLLGIAEKRFGLVVDELIGNQEIVVTNLGSYIGKVEGISGATILGDRSVACILDVVGIAKIVNSRKVSRIDVEYSKQ, translated from the coding sequence ATGGCCAGCATATTTGAAAGTCCGGAGCTGATAGGGGCTTTTATCGGCGAAGTGGAAGAGCAGCTACAACTTCTCGAAAACAACGTTGTAGAGTTGGAGAAAAACGGTGGCACAGCAGAGGTGGTCCAGGAATTATTCCGTGCGGCACATACCTTGAAAGGTTCTTCTGCCACTATGGGTTTTGAAAAGATGAAAACTCTTACCCATGAAATGGAAAATGTTCTGGATAAAATACGCAATGGTCTTCTCGAAATATCCAGGCCTGTTATCGATGTTCTTTTTGAGTGTTTGGATTGTTTGAACATGCTAAAGGAAGATTTTGTTTCTGATTCAAACAACGTCAAAACAGAGATAACTCCTGTGATAACCAAATTAAAAGAGATATCATCTGAAAATGAAACAAATAACCAAAACAGTGATTCGGACAAAGCTGAAAATTTAGAAACCGGACGTCGGGAACAACCGATATTTGTACTTGATGAAAAACAGCAGGAGCAGATAAATCAGGCGCTTGGCATTGGCCAGAATGTTCTTGTATGCGAGGTTGAGATTTTGGAAGACAGCCAAATGAAATCAGTTCGGGCCTGCTTAATAATGAACTTCCTTAATGAGTGGGGAACAGTCATAAATATGGTTCCCAATGTGATGGAAATACCAATAGATTCTGATGTCGGCAAAGTGGCTTTTTTGGTTGTCACTCAAATGAGTGCCGACGAGTTGCGGCAGAAAGTACAAAATGACCTGATGGATATTAAGGAAGTCAGAGTTTTCCCCTATTTTATTCAAAATTCAATATCTCAGACAAAGGACGGAGAAACCGGGGTACGGGATAAAGATAATAGCAGCGGCGTCAAAACGGCGACAGAGGAAAAAAGGGTTGTACATACTGTAAGAATTGATGTGGACCGTCTTGAGAGGATGATGGACCTGGTAGGCGAACTGGTGATTGAGCAGATACGGATTGCCCAGGTTGCAAACAACTTATATAACCAATACCCTTCTGACGAAACCGTTGATGACTTGATAGGCATTTCAAACCGTGTATCGATATTAATCAATGAGCTTCAGGAAGGAATTATGAAAACCCGTATGATACCGGTACAGCAGTTGTTCAGCCGTTTTCCAAGAATGGTCAGGGACTTGTCCGTCTCATTGAATAAAGAAGTTAATTTAGTGCTGGAAGGCGGGGAAACTGAAATAGACAGGACCATCATGGAGGAAATGAGTGATCCGCTAATCCACCTTATACGAAACGCCATAGACCACGGGATTGAAAATCCGGAAATTCGCAAAAAGTTGGGAAAGCCTGAACAAGGCACATTACGGGTGACAGCGTTGCCTGAGGACAGCAATGTAATTATAACGGTTGAAGATGACGGAGCCGGAATTGACCCTCAGGAGATAAAACAGTCAGCCATTAAAAAGAGGATTGTTACAGAGCAGGAAGCAAACAACATGACTGAGCAGCAGTTAATAAACCTCATTTTTCAAACAGGCTTTTCCACTTCCCAGAAAGTGAGCGATGTTTCCGGCCGTGGGGTGGGAATGGATATTGTAAAAACCCATATTGAAAAATTGAATGGAATCATTGATGTTGAGACTTGTGCAGGCAGTGGGACAAAGTTCATAATCAAACTGCCAATCAAGCTTCCCCTCACTCTTGCAATATTAAAAGGGCTTTTGGTTAAAATCAGCAATGAAACTTATGCTCTTCCTATGAACAATGTGGTTGAAATTGTACGAAAGCCAAAAAATGAAATTGAATCCATCAATGGGCAAGCAGTGGCAGTTATAAGGGACAGAGCGATTCCTTTAATATGGCTGCATGACTATTTCGGCATCCCACGGGGTAATGAGAGGAAAAATACTCTGATTGTTTTGCTGGGAATAGCTGAAAAACGTTTTGGGCTTGTGGTGGATGAGCTTATAGGGAACCAGGAAATTGTTGTCACAAACCTTGGTTCTTATATAGGCAAAGTGGAAGGTATTTCCGGAGCAACAATTTTGGGAGACAGAAGTGTGGCGTGCATACTGGACGTGGTAGGGATTGCGAAAATAGTGAACAGCAGGAAAGTTTCCAGGATAGATGTTGAATATTCAAAACAGTGA
- a CDS encoding YbhB/YbcL family Raf kinase inhibitor-like protein: MKRVSVFLLICVLAILTFSACSKSKQSLKTIKPGEEIKITSSSLNSDGKWKSVITAYMGENKSPQLSWTPVEGASCYAIYMIDTTASNWCHWIAKDVKVTELELGAELENSQYIGPYPPGGVHTYEVMIFALKNSPDSYEGYFDNSNPSLDKIIEALDTSGGTTGNILARGVLSGTYKAGDIVE; encoded by the coding sequence ATGAAGCGAGTGTCTGTATTTCTACTAATATGCGTACTTGCTATTCTGACCTTCTCTGCTTGTTCGAAATCGAAGCAGTCTTTAAAAACAATTAAACCGGGAGAGGAAATTAAAATTACTTCTTCTTCCCTAAACAGTGATGGAAAGTGGAAATCTGTTATAACAGCATACATGGGAGAAAATAAATCTCCTCAATTATCCTGGACCCCGGTTGAAGGTGCTTCTTGTTATGCCATCTATATGATTGATACTACAGCAAGCAATTGGTGTCATTGGATTGCAAAGGACGTCAAAGTGACAGAACTTGAACTGGGGGCGGAGCTTGAAAACAGTCAATATATTGGACCTTATCCGCCGGGAGGAGTTCATACATATGAGGTTATGATATTTGCCCTGAAAAACTCTCCGGATTCCTATGAAGGTTATTTTGACAATTCAAATCCATCACTAGACAAAATTATTGAAGCTCTTGATACTTCCGGAGGAACAACCGGCAACATACTTGCAAGAGGAGTTTTAAGCGGAACCTATAAAGCCGGTGATATCGTAGAATAA
- a CDS encoding methyl-accepting chemotaxis protein has product MGFKKDVALKFVKNSELSEKVYKAASSAKKLDERLKDLSNITEQVAKGANEQSSAVDSTNSMTERLSQSINGVVKNAEKLKELAGQSKKSLEDMVVVIKQVAGNSESTAKSVEEISVSIEQMGKSVKGVAGNAESLTRSAEEMSAAIQEIVGSIQQVAGNAESTASSVEQISSSIEQMGKSIKGVAGNAESLTGSAREATAAVQEMAASIQQVAGNSESTANSIEQISSSIEQMGRSINGVAVNAESLSNSAAEATNAIHSIVASIQQVAGNAESTASSIEQISSSIEQMGKSIKGVAGNAESMSGSAQEASAAIQEIVASIQQVAGNSESTSSSVEQISSSIEQMGKSIKGVAGNAESLKGSADEATAAIQEIVASIQQVAGNAESTASSVEQISSSIEQMSKSIKGVAGNAESLTGSAEEASAAVQKIISSIQQVAGNSESTAKSVEEIALSIEKMGKSIQGVAANAESLKGSADVSAAAIQEIVASIQQVAGNAESTASSVEQISSSIEQMGKSIKGVAGNADSLKGSADESAAAIQEMVASIQQVSDNAESTASSIEQISSSIEQMGKSIKGVAGNAENLKVSADEASAAIQEIVASIQQVAGNAESTAQSVEEISSSIEEMGKSIQGVAGNAEQLQKSAHETSQVVENMAASISQVAQNAQNVNKLSEKVRSDAIEGQKAVADTLVAIKDISEVIHRAEDVINGLGKSSEKIGSIIEVIDDIAEQTNLLALNAAIEAARAGEHGKGFAVVADEVRKLAERTATATKEISELIKGIQGETSQAIKAIEVGTQKVEHGSKLSDEAGKAIEKIVEGIENVNMEIRQITAATEEQNKGSMKIIEAVNMVTNQASQVTQATKEQAASVENIVKGVANAREQVRQVTVAVKEQAKQGQNIITAVENVNNQAAQVTQATKEQTKGAEEIIKGVANAREQVRQVTVAVKEQAKQGQNIIQSIENVTQQTAQVAAAVKEQTVGVEEIIKGVANAREQIRQVTAAMKEQAKQSQTIVVAVENVTKQAAEVTQATKEQAKDVEDIIKGIENAREQMRQVTVAVKEQAEQGQNIVTAVENVTRQAAQVTDVTKEQAKAVEDIVKGIENSREQVRQISAAVAEQAKQGQNIVAAVENVNKQAAQVAQAAREQTQGVEEIIKGVANAREQVRQISAAVKEQAKQGQNIVIAVENVTNQASQVTQAAKEQAQGVEQIIKGVVNAREQVKQVTAAVKEQALQGQIVIKAVENVTNQAAQVTQAVKEQAAGAEEIIRNVANAREQVRQITVAVKEQARQGQDITASVQNVTDQAALVSNAVKEQTQGVEDIIKGIDNAREQMRQVTATVKEQAKQGQNIVTAVENVASQAAQITNVTKEQANGVENIIRSVANAREQVKQITAAMKEQAVNADRVINNVEGVSIQAYEVADAAKVQANEVEQLAKYTSEIDRVINLNIKDVERTCAVTKELSEYSEDIMDALQELAK; this is encoded by the coding sequence ATGGGATTCAAAAAAGATGTGGCTCTCAAATTTGTGAAAAATTCGGAACTTTCTGAGAAAGTGTATAAAGCGGCTAGCTCTGCCAAAAAACTCGATGAAAGGCTAAAGGATTTGTCCAATATCACTGAGCAGGTTGCAAAAGGTGCAAATGAACAATCTTCAGCCGTTGATTCAACAAACTCAATGACGGAAAGACTTTCACAGTCAATTAACGGTGTTGTTAAAAATGCCGAAAAGCTGAAGGAGCTTGCCGGACAGTCCAAAAAATCCCTTGAAGATATGGTTGTTGTAATAAAGCAAGTTGCAGGAAATAGTGAAAGTACCGCAAAGTCGGTAGAAGAAATATCTGTCTCCATTGAGCAGATGGGAAAATCAGTCAAAGGTGTTGCCGGTAATGCTGAAAGCCTGACGCGTTCTGCCGAAGAAATGTCGGCGGCCATACAGGAGATAGTCGGCTCCATTCAACAGGTGGCAGGTAATGCCGAAAGTACTGCAAGTTCTGTTGAGCAAATTTCATCTTCTATTGAACAGATGGGCAAATCAATAAAGGGTGTGGCAGGAAATGCCGAGAGTCTTACCGGTTCAGCCAGAGAAGCTACAGCGGCGGTTCAGGAAATGGCCGCTTCCATCCAGCAGGTAGCGGGAAACAGTGAAAGTACCGCAAACTCCATAGAACAAATATCGTCTTCCATAGAGCAGATGGGAAGATCTATCAATGGAGTTGCCGTAAATGCGGAGAGTCTTTCAAATTCGGCGGCGGAAGCAACAAATGCCATTCATTCAATCGTTGCGTCAATCCAACAGGTAGCGGGAAATGCCGAAAGTACTGCAAGCTCCATAGAGCAGATATCATCTTCCATAGAGCAAATGGGTAAATCCATCAAAGGAGTGGCAGGCAATGCTGAAAGTATGTCAGGATCGGCACAGGAAGCATCAGCAGCGATACAGGAGATTGTAGCGTCAATCCAGCAGGTGGCGGGAAACAGCGAAAGCACATCAAGCTCCGTAGAACAAATATCATCTTCCATAGAGCAAATGGGTAAATCCATCAAAGGAGTGGCAGGAAACGCCGAAAGTCTGAAAGGTTCGGCTGATGAAGCGACGGCGGCGATACAGGAGATAGTTGCGTCCATTCAACAAGTGGCAGGCAACGCGGAAAGTACTGCAAGCTCTGTAGAGCAGATTTCATCGTCTATTGAACAGATGAGTAAGTCCATCAAAGGTGTGGCAGGTAATGCTGAAAGTTTGACGGGTTCGGCGGAAGAAGCGTCAGCAGCGGTGCAGAAAATAATAAGTTCCATCCAGCAGGTGGCAGGAAACAGCGAAAGTACGGCCAAATCGGTTGAAGAAATCGCTTTGTCTATTGAAAAAATGGGCAAATCCATACAGGGAGTAGCCGCAAACGCCGAGAGTTTAAAAGGTTCGGCAGATGTATCTGCTGCTGCGATACAGGAGATAGTTGCGTCCATCCAGCAGGTGGCAGGTAACGCAGAGAGCACGGCAAGTTCTGTGGAGCAAATATCATCTTCCATAGAGCAAATGGGAAAATCCATAAAAGGTGTTGCAGGCAATGCCGACAGCCTAAAGGGTTCGGCAGACGAATCCGCTGCTGCAATACAGGAAATGGTGGCATCCATCCAACAGGTATCGGACAATGCTGAAAGCACAGCAAGTTCCATAGAGCAAATATCCTCTTCCATAGAACAGATGGGTAAGTCCATCAAAGGTGTGGCAGGCAATGCAGAAAACCTGAAAGTTTCTGCTGACGAGGCGTCGGCGGCAATACAGGAAATTGTGGCTTCCATTCAGCAGGTGGCCGGCAATGCGGAAAGTACAGCCCAGTCGGTTGAAGAAATATCTTCTTCGATAGAAGAAATGGGCAAATCAATCCAAGGTGTTGCCGGAAATGCCGAACAGCTTCAAAAATCCGCCCATGAAACATCCCAAGTGGTTGAAAACATGGCGGCTTCTATAAGCCAGGTTGCCCAGAATGCGCAGAATGTAAATAAGTTAAGTGAAAAAGTGAGAAGTGATGCCATAGAGGGTCAAAAGGCAGTGGCTGACACATTGGTGGCTATTAAAGACATATCGGAAGTTATTCATCGTGCGGAGGATGTTATAAATGGCCTTGGGAAGAGCTCCGAAAAAATAGGCAGTATCATCGAAGTCATTGATGATATTGCCGAGCAGACAAATCTTCTTGCACTGAACGCGGCCATTGAGGCTGCAAGGGCCGGAGAACACGGCAAGGGATTTGCGGTTGTTGCCGACGAGGTGAGAAAGCTGGCTGAACGGACTGCTACGGCAACAAAGGAAATATCTGAACTCATAAAAGGTATTCAGGGGGAAACAAGTCAGGCCATCAAGGCTATAGAAGTTGGTACTCAAAAGGTCGAACATGGTTCAAAGTTAAGTGACGAGGCGGGCAAAGCCATTGAAAAGATAGTTGAGGGAATAGAAAATGTAAATATGGAAATCCGTCAGATAACTGCCGCCACCGAAGAACAGAACAAGGGCAGCATGAAGATTATTGAAGCTGTGAACATGGTGACAAATCAAGCATCGCAGGTAACCCAGGCTACCAAAGAACAGGCGGCGAGTGTGGAAAACATAGTAAAAGGAGTAGCCAATGCGAGGGAGCAGGTAAGACAGGTCACTGTGGCGGTAAAGGAACAGGCAAAACAGGGTCAAAATATTATAACTGCCGTAGAAAATGTGAACAATCAAGCGGCACAGGTAACCCAGGCTACCAAAGAACAGACAAAAGGTGCTGAAGAAATCATTAAAGGTGTGGCAAATGCCAGAGAACAGGTACGGCAGGTTACTGTTGCGGTGAAAGAGCAAGCGAAACAAGGCCAAAATATTATACAGTCCATTGAAAATGTCACACAGCAAACAGCTCAGGTTGCCGCTGCCGTAAAAGAACAGACTGTCGGTGTTGAGGAAATAATAAAAGGTGTGGCCAATGCCCGCGAGCAAATAAGACAGGTTACGGCAGCGATGAAAGAACAGGCAAAACAAAGCCAGACCATAGTGGTTGCTGTGGAAAATGTGACCAAACAGGCTGCAGAGGTTACTCAGGCAACCAAAGAGCAGGCTAAAGATGTTGAAGACATAATAAAAGGCATAGAAAATGCAAGAGAACAGATGAGACAGGTTACCGTTGCAGTGAAGGAACAGGCGGAACAGGGTCAGAACATAGTAACGGCGGTAGAGAATGTGACAAGACAGGCAGCACAGGTGACGGATGTAACCAAAGAACAGGCAAAGGCCGTTGAGGATATTGTAAAGGGTATTGAAAACTCCAGAGAACAGGTAAGACAAATATCGGCTGCGGTGGCAGAACAGGCAAAACAAGGACAGAATATTGTAGCTGCAGTGGAAAATGTGAACAAACAAGCGGCGCAGGTGGCACAGGCCGCCAGGGAGCAAACCCAAGGTGTTGAGGAAATCATCAAAGGTGTGGCAAATGCCAGGGAACAGGTAAGACAGATTTCGGCAGCAGTAAAGGAACAGGCAAAGCAGGGACAAAATATTGTGATTGCGGTGGAAAATGTAACCAATCAGGCATCGCAGGTAACCCAGGCAGCCAAAGAGCAGGCTCAAGGAGTCGAACAAATTATCAAGGGTGTGGTAAATGCCCGGGAACAGGTAAAACAGGTTACTGCTGCAGTAAAAGAGCAGGCTTTGCAGGGACAAATTGTCATTAAAGCCGTGGAGAATGTCACCAACCAGGCTGCTCAGGTTACACAGGCTGTAAAAGAACAGGCGGCAGGAGCTGAGGAAATTATCAGGAACGTTGCAAATGCGAGAGAACAGGTACGCCAGATTACTGTTGCCGTCAAAGAACAAGCCAGGCAGGGACAAGACATTACTGCATCTGTCCAAAATGTCACCGACCAGGCGGCACTTGTGTCAAATGCAGTAAAAGAGCAGACTCAAGGTGTTGAAGACATAATAAAAGGCATTGATAATGCAAGAGAGCAGATGCGTCAGGTTACCGCCACAGTAAAAGAGCAGGCTAAACAGGGACAAAATATAGTTACCGCCGTTGAAAATGTTGCGAGCCAGGCAGCTCAGATTACAAATGTGACAAAAGAACAGGCCAATGGTGTCGAGAATATAATTAGAAGTGTTGCAAATGCCCGTGAACAGGTAAAACAGATTACGGCAGCCATGAAGGAACAGGCAGTAAATGCGGACAGGGTTATTAATAACGTTGAAGGTGTAAGCATTCAGGCATATGAAGTGGCTGACGCTGCCAAAGTTCAGGCAAATGAGGTGGAACAGCTGGCTAAATACACATCCGAAATAGATCGTGTTATAAACCTCAATATCAAGGATGTTGAGCGTACTTGTGCGGTGACAAAAGAATTGTCGGAATACTCGGAAGATATTATGGATGCATTACAGGAACTGGCAAAATAG
- a CDS encoding tyrosine-type recombinase/integrase, with translation MTVEPIRNKAKIKQMYYYLNGKDPKYGLLFKFGLNTGLRISDILPLKVKDIYTPDNRFREYLILKEKKTDKEKKIKINDSLKKEIENYVKTHNLSQEDCLFSSKKGGHIGRVQSYRVLREAAEAVGIENFGTHSLRKTWGYWTYKMSRYNIGLIMDTFNHSSQRITLRYIGVNQDQKDELYSLVQF, from the coding sequence ATGACCGTAGAACCTATTCGAAACAAAGCAAAAATCAAGCAAATGTATTATTATCTAAACGGTAAAGACCCAAAGTATGGACTGTTATTTAAGTTTGGCTTGAACACAGGATTGAGGATTAGTGATATTCTGCCTTTAAAAGTTAAAGATATTTATACACCCGACAATCGTTTTCGCGAATACCTCATCCTTAAAGAAAAGAAAACTGATAAAGAGAAAAAAATAAAAATCAATGATTCTCTCAAAAAAGAAATAGAAAATTATGTGAAAACACATAATTTATCGCAAGAAGATTGCTTGTTCTCAAGCAAAAAAGGCGGGCATATAGGCAGAGTCCAGAGCTACCGTGTATTACGGGAAGCCGCTGAAGCTGTAGGTATTGAAAACTTTGGAACTCACAGCTTGCGCAAAACCTGGGGATATTGGACTTATAAGATGTCGCGATATAATATCGGGCTCATTATGGATACATTCAACCACAGTTCGCAACGGATAACTCTGCGTTATATAGGTGTAAATCAGGACCAAAAAGACGAACTGTATTCTTTGGTTCAGTTTTAG
- a CDS encoding ABC transporter ATP-binding protein has product MHTIELRNISKVIKNNIVLSNINYKFESGKVYGLKGRNGSGKSMLLRTISGLIRPTSGSVIIDGKELHKEIESPGNIGIVVENAGLYPDFTGFYNLKYLAGIMGQISDDEIINAIKRVGLDLYDKKIVKKYSLGMKQKIVIAQAIMEKPDFLLLDEPTNALDESGVKLLREIVQEEATRGALVIIASHNQEDIELLCDKVIIMADGKISDEYVNSREMNLCSEETQ; this is encoded by the coding sequence ATGCATACGATTGAACTGAGAAACATTTCAAAAGTTATCAAAAACAATATTGTGCTGAGTAATATAAATTACAAATTTGAAAGCGGCAAAGTATATGGTTTAAAGGGGCGCAACGGTTCCGGCAAAAGCATGCTTCTCAGAACGATCAGCGGTTTGATCCGTCCGACGTCGGGTTCGGTGATTATTGACGGAAAAGAACTTCACAAGGAGATTGAGTCTCCGGGCAATATAGGAATAGTTGTTGAAAATGCAGGATTATACCCTGACTTTACCGGCTTTTACAATCTTAAATATCTTGCAGGTATCATGGGTCAAATATCCGATGATGAAATAATAAATGCAATTAAAAGGGTGGGGCTGGATCTCTATGATAAGAAAATTGTAAAAAAATATTCCCTTGGAATGAAGCAAAAAATTGTCATTGCTCAGGCAATTATGGAAAAGCCGGACTTTTTGCTACTGGATGAGCCGACAAATGCTTTGGATGAAAGTGGAGTAAAGTTGCTGAGGGAAATTGTACAAGAAGAAGCTACAAGGGGAGCACTGGTTATAATAGCCAGTCACAATCAGGAGGATATTGAGCTCTTGTGCGATAAAGTGATTATTATGGCCGACGGTAAAATTAGTGATGAATATGTTAACTCGCGGGAGATGAATTTATGTTCAGAAGAAACGCAATAA
- a CDS encoding helix-turn-helix transcriptional regulator → MDLFTRSYDKDWNRIVYLKVLENQEACLHLKDDKTCKLILLLEGNPTIRYNNQTAFIIAPSVLCLNHLDTVEFDYNPNCKMTVLFFRPSALNDQLEYSAFHSNLYEKMVGTTLFQDMVLLSSFYDINDSKRELILLDTVSAVSLMQLLNKINQELTEQKDGYWPCRSRSYFIELLFFLEGLRCNESLQKMRIILGKNKNSIVHNIIQYLNQNIDKKITLEHLEKTFACNRNQINKEFQKELNTTVMKYFTQMRMQLASILLRDTEIPILEVALRVGYSDAGYFSKTFKLYSGISPSEYRNSFYSTISPAL, encoded by the coding sequence ATGGACTTATTTACAAGAAGTTACGATAAAGACTGGAACCGCATTGTATACTTAAAAGTATTGGAAAATCAAGAGGCATGCCTTCATCTGAAGGATGATAAGACTTGTAAATTAATCCTTTTGCTCGAAGGAAATCCCACCATAAGATATAATAATCAAACAGCTTTTATTATCGCACCCTCTGTTCTTTGCCTGAATCATTTGGACACCGTAGAATTTGACTACAACCCCAACTGCAAGATGACAGTTCTCTTCTTTAGACCAAGTGCCTTAAATGATCAGCTGGAATACAGTGCATTTCATTCAAATCTTTATGAAAAAATGGTTGGAACAACGCTGTTTCAAGATATGGTATTATTGAGTTCATTTTATGATATTAACGATTCCAAACGTGAGCTCATCTTATTAGACACTGTCTCAGCTGTTAGTCTGATGCAATTACTCAACAAAATAAACCAAGAGCTGACAGAGCAGAAAGATGGCTATTGGCCATGCAGAAGCAGATCTTATTTTATCGAACTGCTCTTTTTCCTGGAAGGATTACGCTGTAACGAGTCATTGCAGAAAATGCGCATCATATTGGGCAAGAATAAAAATAGTATTGTACATAACATCATTCAGTATCTCAATCAAAACATCGACAAGAAAATTACCCTTGAACATTTGGAAAAAACATTTGCATGCAACCGAAATCAGATTAATAAAGAATTTCAAAAGGAATTAAATACGACAGTAATGAAATATTTTACTCAAATGCGAATGCAGCTGGCCAGCATCTTGTTAAGAGACACCGAAATACCGATACTCGAAGTTGCGCTAAGAGTAGGGTATTCCGATGCCGGTTATTTTTCCAAAACATTTAAATTATATAGCGGTATATCCCCCAGTGAATATCGTAATTCCTTTTATTCTACGATATCACCGGCTTTATAG